The nucleotide sequence CAAGACGAACATTTATTGATTTACAAATGTACCTTGTGTTTCGATGCAACACCCAGGATTTGTAGCGTAGACCTCTGCAGCAGTTTACTCTCATCCTTACCAATGGATGTAACACCAGAAGACACCAAATCAGATACTCTCTTTATAAAGTTTTCAGTTTTCTCTTCTTGTTCAAGCATGCACAACACTGCGAACTTTTTCCCATCGACTTTACTTTGCAGGTACTGAATAACTTTTTCGGCCGCAATCTTGTCAAGACCACATACAAATCGATATACATATTGTAATTCAAATGGATCTAATTTGTCCAGAAAACTGTGTGCATTTTCAGTGCTGCTAGCAGACAAACATTCTGCAACATAATAGGCAGCATACCATTCGCAGAAGAGTTTGTGATAAAACCTCACCTCCTTTTTGTACTGAATATGACTTTCGTCACTTACTTCATCCGCTATATCTAGAACTTCTTCTTCAACAAGGATGCCAATGCGAAAATACCGATCGTAAAATTCACAACCTAGTTGATTACGAAGTTTTTCTTTGTCCCAaactattttctgtttttttctacTTAACGCTTCAAAAGCAATTTTGTCAAGAGCCTTATGTTCGTTTTCTAACAGTTCAAATTTCTGTACGTTTTCGTCTTTCATTTTAATTCTCATATGACTATGGAAGCAGGATATCACATAGCGAAAAAAGCTAGTTACTGAATTGAATGTTACCATCTTTTCATTTTCGTGTGTAATGTGAGCAAACATGACAAAAAATAGAGGAACTTGACACAGGTCATCAAGAAGTGGGTTTTTCTGTAGTTTTCGCATCAACTTCTCAACTGCTTTTTCATCTTCTCCGACAACAGCTTTTCGTATGTAGGTTCTGTGGGCTTCCTCATCAAACCCTTGAAGCCGAACACGTTCAGTGCGTGGTGCAAAATATTTCGGTAAGCACGATACCCTTGTTGTTAGAACTACTTTAATTCCCTGCAGCATGTTcttattcaaaatatgaaagatgTCTGTTTCTGCACTGTCTTGATCCGGATACTCATCAAAACCATCTAACAAAACCAGCACGGAATCCATGTTATGAAGCATCTCTTTTACATCTTCATCATTAATGTTTGAATCTTTCGGAAGGATGAATTGTCTAATTGCACTGTATATCGAGTTAACTCCACCAAGCTGTCTTAATCGAAGATAAATCACAACGTCGATGTTTATTAGTGGTGAAGTGTGGACAGACTGGCACCAGTCATAAAGCAGTTGTAAGGTTAAAGTTGATTTTCCATATCCAGGTTCGCCTTCAAGAATTTGTCGTTTTGAGCTAAGACATGTCTCACTGAGTATATCTTGATAAGTTCCTAAGCTTTCCCACCTCGATTGTCCTCCACCTTCGGGCATGTTAGCAAGAAATTCAACACCACCATTAACAAATACCTTGTCCACACAATACATCCTGTCTTTGATGTATGGTATTGGTTGAACTGAATCATAAAGCAGTTCGTATTTGGATTTTATCTGTCCGATGAAAAGAGTCTCTTTCTCTGACAACTCTGTAATAAATTAAAACTCGTTAAATAATATAATCACCATGGGAACAATGACTGTTCTTCCAAATGGTGTGGTAGTATTTGTATCAAAATGACATAACTGAAGACTGAAATTTCACTAATTGTTTGTTAtggtatttatattatataaagttGAAAACGTATGTCAAACAAATATGTGATTAATGTAAATTGGTTTTACGGCGTTTGAAGCTAACATTGACAGTGTGTATCTATACAAATTTAATAGTATCAATTTTTAATGGTTTATGAATAATAACTGCCTCAcctctttttgttttcatcattgGTAATGtctgttaaaaaacaaagatgTACATATGCGTTAGTATCAAGTGTATGGATGTTGTGTTCTGAATTGTAGATGTAATCATTTGAAATCTTGGAAGCGATTAcatgaatattattttaaaatattcacattttgctAACTACGTAATATACTAGTACCACATAATTAAATTGCGTAATTACATTCTctcattatatttatatttctgctttcaaagcagtaattcatatgcaaattatgtCATTTAAAACGTCAGAACCTCCAAAGTATCCCATTTATTACTACAACCGTTCAAATTAATATCCATACATCACTACTAAACACCgtacacagatatatatatatatatatatatatatatatataaatatatatatatatatatatttacctctTCTAGATTGCCGGTCTGCAGCTTCTTTATCATCTGTCGTTTTCTTACTGAAAGTGAAAGGAGGCTTCATTATATTGTGTTCCTTTAACTATTAGCTGTGCCAAATTGTATAAAGAAGCATAACACACAATTACTGTTGTCCTTCCTAGTGCAAATTATCTACAGTTGCGCATTTGGATTCTTTTCTGTGACTAATAATAACTTTGAAACAATTGATATAAGATTAAAATTCCTAGTGGTATATTATCACTATTCTAAAGACTTAGCAAAACCAATCATTAGCAGATTGATATTATTGTTTATGTCGTATTACTTATATTCAATGCAAGTTCTTAAAAGAAACGattaaatacataaaataagaGCTACAGCAATAGCTTAAAGATCGATAACATAACTTAACGAAGATATTACGAAGTGTTTATACTTGGTGGAAGACACATTTATGTAACGTATATAGTACCGTATGCTAGAGGATCATGAGATTAAAATTGTAATacgaattatatatatatttatctaccTTTTTGCATGATTATACACAGAGTTACGAGAATCACCGTAACAACAGCAACCACTACAACTACGACCGGTACTAAGAATATTCTGACCGATGTTTCTTCCGTCGGATGTACTAGAATGGAAGAATTGTAATACAATACATGTGAATAAACATGTACCCGTTGTATAGTCACAATTAAACAGATATAaccttgttttcaaatatatatgctacaatATTGCCTGGATGTGTAACATATCTCTAATAGTTATGAAAGCTACCACTATATATGTATcgaatttatttttcattttttggtatCTAACAGCAAAATTATCGAATTGTTATTGTATACTCTTCATTGCAAATTTAAGTTTAATGTCTAAACACTATGCACTACAACAGTATgcaaaattttctttcagtgaGTACATATCAGGTTAATATTACACTAAATGAGCCTCCACTATTTAAAACTTTCGATAATAGTAAGGTCTGAATTTATTAGAATACTTGCCATTTGAAAAGATGACATCAATCTTTGTAGAAAGATCGAAGTGTTCTGCATTTTCTCCAACAGCGATGCATTCTACAGTGACTTTGTTTTCCGGTTTGATAGGAATTCCAAGTTTTGCtttcaaaataatatcatatcGGTCATCTCTTTGTGTAACCGTTACTGTTTGTTCTGAAAAACTAATAGCATTATCCTGTCCTAACACCTTCCATTCTAGTGTCACCTTTGGTCTTATTCCTGATACAGTGCACGTTAAAACGtcttgaatttgtttttccAAGACGCAGTACTGCTGGTGATTACATCCTTCGATCACTGGAAACGCAGGTACTGGATCCACTGCAAATCAGAcaaaataaatagtaataaaaacaataccCATTTCGGTCCAAGTAGTAACGTTCGTTACAGTCTTCGAAGTATGGTTCAAGGATTTTTAGGACAAATGAAAGCCAATTTCGTTTTTCTCGATAGAAATTGGCACACTGATGGAGGTCTCCTCAACTAATATCGATTGcatatatttacatgtttatttGAATGTTAagatgtatatatttacattcaGGGACGAGAGTCAGGCTTGGTCCCGGGTCCACTTATTTTAACAGGTCCCCACTTGAATTATACATACTCAATTCATAGTACTTTTATGGTTGTATGAAGGTacattctttatcacatatttcccagaacccataattgacctttacCCAAGGCCCTGCCCCTCTTCTCGTTGTCGTGATTATTAAGCATTACAGTTAGATTTTAGGAGCAAGTTGGAATTGCCATGGACATTGCAAGTGGAATATATAAGAAACCCTACCGATAACAAAAACATCGTACAATAGAGCACCTCCATCGATACCCCACTTGAATTATACATACTCAATTCATAGTACTTTTATGGTTGTATGAAGGTacattctttatcacatatttcccagaacccataattgacctttacCCAAGGCCCTGCCCCTCTTCTCGTTGTCGTGATTATTAAGCATTACAGTTAGATTTTAGGAGCAAGTTGGAATTGCCATGGACATTGCAAGTGGAATATATAAGAAACCCTACCGATAACAAAAACATCGTACAATAGAGCACCTCCATCGATACCATCATCATAAATACAGGTGTATCTTCCTTCGTGTTCAACTAAAGCGCTTTGTAACGATAGGCTTCCAGCATCATCAAGTTGGTACTCCCTGTATTGAAATCCAGCCATATCGCTTGAAAGGAAAATACTAATATACTCTATTTCAAAGGTATTATTCTCCTCACCACAACATCGTTtccaaacaattaaatttaatcTTGGATTCACACATGGTAGCTTCATTGGAAAACTCAGTTTGACGAAGTGCATGATGGAAGCTACCTCTAACTTGTTAGCAAGCTGATTCTCTAGCAAAATCATATTTTCTCCTTTCAGCAGATCCAGTGGAATGCTCGACGCTTCACATACGATAAGGCTTAAGAAAGATGTTTTCTGAAAATTAAACTTTGTTGAAGCCCGTGATGTGTAAGTCACATTATCATATGTTGAATTGATGTATCTTGAATTCAAGGTGTTATCCCGTTCAGCGGTCCTTTCTATCCATCTCAAGTTGACGGCAGGACGACTCCCACTCACGAAGCAGCTCAATTCAAGTTGTTCTGTCACCgacttaaaacaaatattaccgTCCATCTGTTCACATTCCTTTATGATAGGATTGCGCATAACTGGCTTAACTGTAGATAATAAGTCAAACGGTGATATTTTAATTGATGTATTAAAATAACTGTTAAATATGTATGTTCCATTGATAACATTATACATATGTTGAAAAGTGATTTAATGGTTCcttcaaatttacaaaattattgaacatttaaaaattccTACTGCTGGTAAATACCACATGCTATGATCCCTGCTAGTTGACGTGGTCAAATAATGAGATGTTTAGCCTAAAACCTGGATTAAAAAGAAGCCATGAATGTTCTGTAAAGGTTTGTAGACAGTGGCAGGAACTATTAAAACGTGCAAATGAGTTTTATTAGCTTCATTTGACTGTCCCATAGTTCCCGACGTCAGTTATACGAATATAATATAAGTCTGTTTTTGCAATGCTTTATTCATATAAACCATGTCAAATGAATCCACAAACTTTCCCTTTTGTCTTGCCTCTGTGTGTAAACGTATCAAGGTCCTTTCAGTTTCTGCGTTGAGTCTCATTAGTGCTAGGTTTTATATGTCATAATCGAGATAAATAACACCTATTTATCATGATGacctttttattttaaattttagtgtCCTTATTTGTAGTCgagccatttttttattttttattattgagtGCTATCAAGCTATATCAAAAAGTACATGTCCATATCTCATAATTATCTCTCTATTAGTCAGAATTCACCGAGAAATGGATAAGAAATCTGTTGACACCCAATACATAGGATATAACAATCAAAGCACAGACGTATTTCAATCATACTTTCTCAGTATTATTTACATGACACTCGAAAGAAAATCCACAAGATACAACTTgatatgaattatttataataaaaaaaaaaaatatcatagaATTACGTACGGGAAAGTGACATTTTAATCAATCAGTATAATGTGATGGATGATATTGGTACTTCCTTCACTCAGCGGACCAAATTTCAACTGAATTTCTCTGATTAGGCTATAATTACGTACGTTTCTTATATATTACAAGCTTGAAATACATACCCGTCGTGTGCAACGTAATGAGATGTGAAACAGTGGGAATAGTTCCTGAAATTATCTTTGTGACCCTGAAGTCAGATTCGTGATTGATGCTAACATTTCTGATAACTAGTGAACCGTTAGGATAGATATCAAATTCTCCTGACTCGTAACCTTGTCCACTTGTTACACCGTCTTTGTAAAACAATATCGGATCTCCTTTGTCTACATCGTACCAAGTAATTGCCAGCAAACTTTCAGTAAACGCACACTGAATGATACCACGGGTACCGATTTCAAGATACTGGACAGGGGAGCATGCTGTATCGCCTACTGATGTTTCTGTGAATGGACACAAGATATAAAAGCAAGGCTCAAATTTATTTGAATGAGTACTTAACCTACTGAAGCATTTACAGAGTTAAATCTACTAAAAAATgtaaagaggagaagaaaacTACCAATAAAATAGCTTATATTAGTAGACTCAATGACTTGAAGGGAGTAAATAGAACATTAGTGTCACGAACAACGTATAATATCACGTGTTAGAACGTTGAGAATGGCAATAAAGTGTACCAAATCAAGTACTATTAAATCAATGTGTATATCTACATTGAATCTTCAAATCATAGCAACTCACCCCAAAGTGCTGAATGTAACACCGCAGCAGCAATGAAAATCCGTAGACAAAACAAACCCATTTTGTTAGCAGACCGAGTTACCTAATGGAAATAGATCAAAAGGTTATGTTGAATAGTACTAAAAGCTAAACTATAATCAGAGAGAGCTTACCAATGGACAGCACTTTCAGGGGATGGTTTATCAAtcttaaaagaaacaaaaactatAAGTATACCTATTATAACACTCGTTCACAGCATGATTTATAACAGCAAACGTTGACAAACGCCTCTAAGGCtaatattttaaacattaaGCTATACTTAGTTTTTCCTGTAGTACAtcgttttaataaaataactgccTAACCAAGAAAAGTGATATATACTGTTTTCGTTTTTCATTTCAACACAACTTCAACGCTGTGGTACCATTATATTCGTGTTTGTTTGATATAACGGAACCTTAGAACGTTAGATCTATTTTAAAAAGATggtaaaacaatggattatgGTTAATCGAACTATGTTGTTGCAAAACATTTTAAGCCTTGTGACAAACACtcacctcaattttccgaatatattttgttacacTCTGCTCGAAGTTGTTGTGTCGTTATTGCGTGACTTACAAGTATCCGTAGTATAATTATGCATTTTGATAGCAGTGAATGTCGTTCCATTTTAACTCATTACTCTTTAACTCGCAGGAAGATCTTTTCACTTTATCTCTATAGATATCTGATTCATGTTAATATTTGATaagcaaataaacaaaaaaaaaaagatggaagtaGTTTGTAAGCTTTTTCAGGTTTGGATTTCTCTCGGTGTAACATTCCTGTGTGATTTATCTGCGAACAATGTTAATATGATTTCACTTTCTTATAATAAATCGTTTCTCCTTGAAGGATGCCAAGCCATGGAACAAGATAAAATTGAATGGAAATTTCAGGAAACGCTGCTATTCACCGAAGGATTTTTGGTGCGTGATGAATTTTCAGCTAACCTGTTCTTACTGCGCAATAGCTCATTGTACATCAACCCATTATCTTTACTACATATCGGAAAATACGACTGCGTCCGGAATTATCAAACTTTGTCCACATATTTTGTAGACGTTGAAGGTTTGTCACcgttattttgtttaaatgaatgtactaacatgtttaatttcctaaaaaaaaaacgtcaatTTGTTATTAAAGACTTCAATCAAATAAAGTATTATTCTTAATTATTTACATCCTGTAATCTTGACCAACACTTTAGTATACATACGCTAACCAATCGTTACCAAATACACCAAGTTGTGAAACATATAAACCTTGCAATAAACATAAATGCTATATAATATCATTGTGCGAATTAGGGAAAAAATACGTTCTAATTAAATATAACGAAAAGTTCATTGTTAAATTTTACAGAATAAGCAACGACTAAGTGGAGTATATTTTTTCCCAAGGCggcattaccttgtaaatgattTTCATTTCTACCTTATTTATTCTCAAGTTCCTCCTACTATATTCATGAATGTCGGTAATCACTCTTAGTACGACGGTGAAAGAGCAATGTACATTCCTGACAAGAAATCAGTGTCTGTTTCATGTTATGCTGTTGGTAGCAGACCTGCTGTTAACCTTTCTTTTACCTTAAACGGACTTGGAAATGGCAAACCAGATAATGTCACTGTTACCTCTTCACGTTTGATAAATAATACTTTTGTAACAAGGATAGATTTCACCCTTTGGATAACGACAATGCGTGGAAGTCATTCTTGTCAAAGCAGCTTTCCATTTTTAGAGCAAcggttaattttggaatttttcaCATATGGTAAGTTTCTCGTCATAAATGCTGGGTTTCGAAATAATTTCAATTACCAAATCTCCgatatattgttttaatgtcacaGCTTATTTAACGGCCTCCAGAATAAATAAATTCGCCATTTTTTTATCTCATTGAACACATCAACAGTGAATTTTGGCTTAGATTCCTGGTAATCActcaattgaaatatttgttaaactatatatatatatatatatatatatatatatatatatatatatatatatatatgtgtatagaaatcagtctttattttttttaaaccatacATGTTCAATGTTGATTGAAATAAATGGTATAACCAGCGGAGCATGGTTACATGTTGTCGTTTATCCCCTCAATGTGGCTTTAGTATTTTTTAGTCcttgtttttaaatatatttttaaagagtGACCAGATATACCGGTAATAAAACTTAAGTGCTAAAACACAGTTAGGTTATACTCAGTACCTATACAAGAATTAATATTACCAACACACATTTGCTAGATATGATGTAGGAAATATATTGTTAGTGTTGCGTGATTTGGTGAACTTAAAATACGAATTTAATAACGAGTTTCCATGTTCCTCTTGTGAAAAGTGATTGTGTTTACACAATCTGTGTATTAAGAGAGCCATTGACCataatataatgtaaattgATCTTATGAAAGGAAACATGGATgagtaataaataaaattaatacagATAAAATGAGTGAATCACTCAATATTGAGATAAACAATAAAATCACTCGCAGTAGGTCTGTTGCAGATGGGAAAGTGAGTATATGGAGGGCGTGGAGTGGGAGAGCAAGTTAGTGGAGTTGTCATTGTAGCTTGGAGCATAGCTACATTCTATAAATGAAATTCCTCAAGGCAATACCTGTGATGGGTCAGTTTGTAGCGAATACgtttaattaaaagttaatGTTGGGATATATTAACCTTGGATTTACGGTAGCAACCATCGTTTCAATGTGTTAGGAATTGATACCTCCAGCTTGCTTTCAAATGAAAGTTGGTAATAAGAACAGAATAACATGGAAAGCGGGGATACTGTATGCGTGTCATGATAAAACGGTTGTCACTAGAAATAATACTACATTTTACTCAATATGCCGGGCGATATAACATATATCATCAATATATGATGTTGATGCTATGAGCCGTGTTATATCTGAATGTGGATGCTGAAATACGGATCTTCTGTCTATATGGACCGTACTTTAGTGCTTTATATTACGTTACATCAAAGTACGTCATAACACAACTCCACAGTAGCAGCACTACAAAGCACATCAAGGCACAGGAAGTTAAATCAAATCACAACACATTACATCACTTAATATCACAACACATCATGTCATGTCACATCATACCCTATCAAGTCACACCACATCAAATCACATCGCATagtatttcatcatttcataatATAACATACCGTATCACACCCTGACCATGTCACATCAAATCCCATAGTATCGTATCATATCGTATCATACAATATATGTATCGGAAACAGCAATTGAAAGGTGTATAGCTATAAAAGTTAGCTTGTTAAACATTGTCAGGTTCCTggaatatttttagtttttgtgATATATGAAGCATTTTAGGTAATATGATATGCTTGGTATGGGTTGTGCGATTCATTGTACGTTCGTTCAGTCTTTCAACAATGTAAACAGTATGCGGATGATATTTATATACTTGAAGGTGACACCCTTGCTACATGTTTATGCCGTTAACAATACGTCTTTAGTGGAGAAGTGTTTGTTTAAGCCGTACTTTGTAGCTGGTTAGATTGGCGATTATaaactttcaaataaaaacataatgGTATACACAGCTTATTATACTAACATGAAATTAATCAACAGTTAAATAAATACTTGAACAATAAATACTACTTACTTCTGGCTAACAGTTTCTACTTTTTGTGACAACTatataaactgatattattCTCTTGATATAAGGTAATACTGCTTTCAACAAAGCatctgaaaatataaatatcactatttttggtttcatttcatttgttatATCTTATTATTTGCGGTATGCTGTTGTGATATAATTTTTAATTACGCTTTGTTCTTAACGGTTGCAAATCCCATTCACTTCAAGAATAGCATTGTGTGAAATATCCCTCTCTTCAATAGTATCAATATAACTGTCTCATCAATGCCGAACAGTATATTTCAGTTTCCTTATCGTTCCAGTTTACTTATTCTTAGTCCGCTCTATAAAACAAGAAGTTAACaatctttaaagcagcattttctTCCTGACGAGTCATTTTAACGTACATAATATATAAGTTGAACCCTAAAATGAACATCAAATATTTTACGTAATTCTTTCACTGATTTTATTGAAATACACATTAAAACACATAGAGTTGGCGTGATGCTTTTTTAACATCGTGATGACAATTTATTCTACGTATCAAAATAGAGTAGGAAAACATATCGCATATCTAATTTTGTACAGCATGGAAGTAATGTTTGTTTCAATGccaaatgttaatttttttttttggggggggggggggggtaagtaaATAGTGGCTTTGATGTATCAGAAGGGGGATGTTTAATGGGAATTGATGCTTAACTGTTAGCAGAATGTGAACATGGACCACTGATTTTCTACGTAAGTATATGTTTCGGTACAACACTGACGACAATAAGCAACCTTTGATCGATTACGTCATCTCCTGAACAAACCAAGCCTTCCGGGGAATTAAAAACTGTGGTAAAGAGCTACAATGTTTTTGGCAAGAATTTGATATCGATAGTGAGAATGCTTTAAGTTAAAGTAATCGGGTAAGATTATACTTCAGAGAGATACATAACGGTGAATAATAAAATGCCTCGTTGAAAAGGTTCTCCCTCAATTGTATTACTATTGTTTGTTTAGAGCCCTTGGGTGCAGTTTGCTTCTCATTCTGCGTGAAGTACAGCTTTCCACACTCAGCCTTGCAGTTGTAATAGTACATTCACAATGGTACTTATCAAGACAATATAATCAAAACCATACGTCATAACTTGTTCGTGGGAATGGAGCATTCACTTCTTGCTTCTAAAGAAATGAAACCATTCCAAAACTTACAAAAACCAAAACCATTTCAAACCTTGTCTATTGTGGTCACCACAGAAAGTCAGCAAGATCACCTCATGTTATTATATTCAATTGAGCCTGAATGAAAACGAGCTCTTCGATATCTATACAGTTGTAACTTTTGGTTTCGTTCTCGTTTTATTAAAtactttatttatattattttttcttttactcttGTTGTCTTCCTTATGAGCTTTCATCTGTCGTCTCAGTATATTTAGGTGAACAATGTTAAACCATAACTTTCATTTTTActaatataaatgaaaacgtacaCTATACAAACCTTTCCATATCACGAGACAGAACcaaacacattttgaatttgttttggtgCGTTTATTCTTATCCCGTGTAATATATTTTCGCCCACGTGATACTTTCTAGTAGAAGATTGGTTACGCAAAATAACCACAGAGTTCgattaacaataataacaactaataattaacagttcttatatagcgcaatgAAGTCTTGCCGCGCTGTTCTTAACCTGGTCATtagtaacttgtcacacctacccaccaaagtgtgcacaattcaaacaatatCTCCTgagcaccacagtgcaccacagccacgtgtcccctcaGGGACAttccatagggtgcagccacaaaccggagCACGCAGCTatagtcacctcgcaagtccccatttatacacgtgggtgaagagaggcaatgtaGATAAACTTCCTtgtccaaggacacaacgcaatatggccagggctcgaacctgtaatccttagatcacaagtccactgccttaaccacaacGTGCCCAAGATCCCTTTTCAATTGAGAAATATACAAGTAACCgtatttcaaacatatattgTACCGtggttataaaaacatattcaaGTAAGACtgtttttatcttcatataACGACTTTACAGCAGCGGTTAACGCTCTTATTAAAACATGAACAATATATTATTAAGCAACTTGCCCATTTCACGAATTGATTCGGCACTGTTATAAACAACAACTTTTAAAGCtagatattttaataaaagccatttctttcatttgtttggattaacaattgaaataaaaatatgattcATCATTTCTGTCGACTCctcagaaatataaaacaataacctGATGAATGGGCATATATGCATTCAGATGTTTTATGTTGGTTCAACAGTACTACATTGTTTTCGATTCATGAGGTTTTTGGGAGGAGGGCGTGGGGAGGGGCGTGGGATAACTAAGAGGAAATGAAGTTTTAGTAATTCGTAGCTACCAGATAAATTGATTTGACATCCGTAATAATTGTACCGATGCTTGTTAAACGAGCTGAAACTAGTAGGAAAATGAAGTTACAGATGTCATTCTAGGATATGACTGTGGAATAGGGAGgttgtg is from Apostichopus japonicus isolate 1M-3 chromosome 16, ASM3797524v1, whole genome shotgun sequence and encodes:
- the LOC139982291 gene encoding uncharacterized protein, whose product is MGLFCLRIFIAAAVLHSALWETSVGDTACSPVQYLEIGTRGIIQCAFTESLLAITWYDVDKGDPILFYKDGVTSGQGYESGEFDIYPNGSLVIRNVSINHESDFRVTKIISGTIPTVSHLITLHTTVKPVMRNPIIKECEQMDGNICFKSVTEQLELSCFVSGSRPAVNLRWIERTAERDNTLNSRYINSTYDNVTYTSRASTKFNFQKTSFLSLIVCEASSIPLDLLKGENMILLENQLANKLEVASIMHFVKLSFPMKLPCVNPRLNLIVWKRCCGEENNTFEIEYISIFLSSDMAGFQYREYQLDDAGSLSLQSALVEHEGRYTCIYDDGIDGGALLYDVFVIVDPVPAFPVIEGCNHQQYCVLEKQIQDVLTCTVSGIRPKVTLEWKVLGQDNAISFSEQTVTVTQRDDRYDIILKAKLGIPIKPENKVTVECIAVGENAEHFDLSTKIDVIFSNVHPTEETSVRIFLVPVVVVVVAVVTVILVTLCIIMQKVRKRQMIKKLQTGNLEETLPMMKTKRELSEKETLFIGQIKSKYELLYDSVQPIPYIKDRMYCVDKVFVNGGVEFLANMPEGGGQSRWESLGTYQDILSETCLSSKRQILEGEPGYGKSTLTLQLLYDWCQSVHTSPLINIDVVIYLRLRQLGGVNSIYSAIRQFILPKDSNINDEDVKEMLHNMDSVLVLLDGFDEYPDQDSAETDIFHILNKNMLQGIKVVLTTRVSCLPKYFAPRTERVRLQGFDEEAHRTYIRKAVVGEDEKAVEKLMRKLQKNPLLDDLCQVPLFFVMFAHITHENEKMVTFNSVTSFFRYVISCFHSHMRIKMKDENVQKFELLENEHKALDKIAFEALSRKKQKIVWDKEKLRNQLGCEFYDRYFRIGILVEEEVLDIADEVSDESHIQYKKEVRFYHKLFCEWYAAYYVAECLSASSTENAHSFLDKLDPFELQYVYRFVCGLDKIAAEKVIQYLQSKVDGKKFAVLCMLEQEEKTENFIKRVSDLVSSGVTSIGKDESKLLQRSTLQILGVASKHKIPVSCLVLDKSFANADQNEITLKSGLRVPIMLLLEKLEIRMEKGIEVTQEELLSVWRYVQQCQKLKRLSFIDCFLPASIPVEHFSSVIKSRHPKVFWKPLDYEFALELESGKWKINSEGTSKLSTEDRQSLHNLMSNTVTLSKDDSKHFQGYMIELLHNASCHKIPIYCVNLTSSFKELDGDGNIILSSGLSLPILTSLEILDIQTEKGRKISQKEVNATLEYIQYCPRFKQLMFDGCLLPSSVSLGPSLSKLESKNINVFCFPDGREGRHYKLHFQSGHWLLDPGTSSVFPLKPLEKY